GCAGCCATACGAGAGACTCGACCGGAAACAACTGCTGCAGGCGGTCGGCGACGAATCGCAGCAGGTGGTCGGCGTTGCCTTTGCCGTTGTCGAGTATGCCGAGCCTCAGCGCTTTCGCCGCCGGCAGGGGCTGCGCCTGCGCGGCGGTGGCGGGACCCGCGGACGGCTCGGGCGCCACTGGTGAGATCAGAAACATGGTCGGAATCCTCTGCGTTAATCGACCGTGACGCCCGCGGACTTGATCACCCGCGCATAGCGGTCGATCTCATCGCTGATCACCGCGGCGAACTGTTCCGCGCTCTCGCTGAGCGGCTCGGTGCCCATTGCGATCAGGCGATCGCGGACCGCTTGCGATCCGGCGGCGGCCAGGACGTCGCGCTGCAATGTCGCCAGTACCGCTTGCGGCGTTTTCGCGGGCGCGACAAGGCCGTACCAGCTTTCGACCCGGATCGTCGAATAGCCCGATTCGGCGAACGTGCGCACTTCGGGCAACAGCGCGGAGCGTTTCGCGCTCGCGATCGCGAGCGCGTGCAGCTTGCCCGCTCGCACACCGGGCGCGAGCAGCGTAACGCTGTTGAACATCATTTCGATGCGGCCGGCGATGACGTCGGTCATCGCCTGCGTGGATGCCTTGTACGCCACGTGCGCGAGATCGACGCCGGCGGCTGTCTTGAAGATCTCGCCGGCGAGATGCATGATCGTCCCGGTACCGTTCGACGCGTAGTGGATCTGCCCGGGCCGCGACTTGGCGTAGGAGACGAAGTCCGCGGTCGATTTCGCCGGCACCGACGGGCTCACCGCCATCAGGTACGGCGTCTTGCCGATGCGTGCGACGGGCGCGAAATCGGTCCGGAAGCTATACGGCAGCTTCGGATAGAGCGCCTCGCCGATGACGAATACCGGCGAGACGACGAGCAGCGTGTATCCGTCCGGATTGGCCCGCGCCACCATCGCGCCGCCGATTTGCCCTGAGGCGCCGACGCGGTTGTCCACCACGACCGCCTGCCCCCACGTCTCGGCGAGATGCTGGCCGAGGAGACGCGCGGCGATATCGATCCCCGAGCCCGCCGCGGACGTCACCACGAGCCTCACCGGGCGCCGGGGGTAATCCTGCGCGGACGCGGACGGCGCGATGCACAGCACGAGCGGCAGCAGCGCCATGGCTGCGCGCGCCCTCATGGCAGGTAACCCGTGAACACATCGCGGCTGAGGTCGAGCGGATAGAACGACTTGCGGAAAGCGGGCAGCATGTTGTCGCCGATCGACCCGGGGGTCCAGCCTTCGCTGCAGTGCACCCGCTGGAGCGGACGCATCTGGCTGAACAGCACGATCTCGTTCTTGCGCACGTAGAACACCTGGCCGGTTACCTCCTCTGCCTCGTCGCTCGCGAGGAACACCACGAGCGGCGCATTCTTCGCAGGCGGGATGCTCGCGCGCTGGCGAAGACGTTCCTTGTGCTTTTCGGTGGCGGCAGGAATGGTGTCCGCCATGCGGGTGTGCGCGGTCGGCGACACCACGTTCGACCGCACGCCGTAGCGCTGCATGTCCACCGCGATGCTTTTCGACAGCCCTACCAGGCCCATTTTTCCCGACGCATAGTTCGCCTGCCCCAACGCGCCGACGAGACCGGAATTCGACGAGATATGCACGAAGCTGCCGCTCTGCTGCTCGCGGAAGTGCTCCGCCGCCGCGCGGCTCACGTAAAAGCTGCCCGAGAGAATGACCTTGAGCGAGAGGTCCCAGTCTTCGCGCGACATCTTGTGGAAAATCGAATCGCGCAGGATCGCCGCGTTGTTGACGACGCAATCGAGCCTTCCGAATGCATCGATCGCGGTCTGCACGATCCGGTGTGCGCCGTCCCAGTCCGCCACGCTGTCGGTGCTGGCGACCGCTTTACCCCCGGCGGCTTCGATCTCGTCGACGACGCCCTGCGCCACGCTCTCGTTCTGTCCGTGGCCGTTTACGCTCGTGCCGAGGTCGTTGACCACGACCTTCGCGCCGTGCGCCGCCATGAGCAGCGCGATCTCGCGGCCGATGCCCCCGCCGGCGCCGGTCACCACGACCACTTTGCCTTCTACGATACCCGTCGTTTCCATACCCGCTCTCTCTCTTTACTGCCAGCCGGCGTCATGCATCGCCGCCCGCGCCTGATACGACCACTTCATCTCCGACGATCTCGAATCTGTGGTCGAACTCTTCCGACGCCCAGTCCATGAAGCGGATGGCGTCGTCGAAACGCGGATCGCCGTGCTTGAGGATTTCCGGGCGCAGCTGCTTGTCGATGAGCGCCGGTAGAAACGAGACCTTCTTCACGCCGTCAGGCGCGAGCAGCGCTTTCACGATCAGGCTGCGCTTGCCGTCGGTGCCGTACGGCAGCGGATGGTCCGGATCGAGCGTGACGCCGTAGCGCTTGCAGAACGCGGCCCCGGCCTTCTCGACCGACGTGGTGTTGGCCCTTTTCATCCAGCGCGACATGATGTTGGTCGACATGATGAAATTGCCGAGGCTGTAGAAGCAGGCTTTTCCGCCGTGCACGCCGATGGCCTTCGGCACATGAGCGTGATGTCCGAGGATGAGATCCGCCCCCGCCCCGAATGCCGCGCGTGCCGCGATGGGCTGATACTCGGCGATCGTGCGCGGAATGAAGTGCAGCCCCCAGTGCAGCGACACGACGACGACGTCGGCGTTCTTTTTGGCCGCGGCGATGTCGGAGGTCATCGCCTCAAGATCTTCCTCGTAGGGCACCGTCACGACCCGCGGCGGCATGCCGGGCTGCGTCTCTACCGCTTCGTAATAGGTGTGCACCCGCAGCGGCGCGACGCCGGGCTTGTCTCGCGCGGCCTCGTAGCCGTGCGGAAGGATCGAGCAGTACGCGAGGAGCGCGACACGCGTGCCGTTGCAGTTCATCACCACCGGCGTGCGCGCCTCCTCGATGTCGCGCCCGGCCCCGACCGTGGGTATCCCCATGTCGCGAAACACCGCCAGGGTATCCAGGAGCGCGTCGGGGCCCCAGTCCATGCCGTGATTGCTCGCGAGCGAGACGACGTTGAACCCGCAGTCGGCGAACACCGACGCCATGTGCGGCTCGAGCGGCCGTTCGCTCACGCCGGAATGAAGCTGCAGCGCGCCGCGCCGCGAATAGAGGCGCTCGCACTGGGCGAAGCGGATGTCGCCCGAGGCGAGGGTCTCGCGCACGAGCGTGCTGTATTTATCCATCGGCTCGTGTATCGGACCCACGTCGCCGACGCCGTAGAGAACGACGTTCGCTGCTGTCATGGCGTAGCTCTTTTCGCTGTGTTGTATGCGTTCGGCGCGTCGGACGCGCGATCAGTAATCCAGGCTGATACCCGCTTTGCGGATCACCGTCCCCATGCGGGCCATCTCGGATTTCACCTTGGCGCCGAGCTGCTCGGGCGAGCTGCCGACGGCTTCCACGCCGGCGTTGAACAGGCGCTCCCTGACGTCGGGCGTGCCGAGCACGCGCACCATCTCCGTGTTCAGGCGGCCGATGACCTCCGCCGGCGTCCGGGCCGGCGCGAACACCGCGGTGATCGACACGAACTCGTAACCCGGCAGGCCCGCGCTCGCGATCGAAGGCAGCGCCGGAAGCAGCGGCGACGGCTGCGCGCTGGTCACCGCAATGCCGCGCAGGCGGCCGGATTTGATGTGCGACGATCCGCTGCTCACGTTCGCGAACATGAGGTGTATCCCGCCCGACATCAGCGTCGTGAGCGCGGCCGCCTCGCCGCGAAACGACACGCGCACGATGTCCACGTGCGCCATCACATCGAAGAGCTCGGCCGCGAGATGAATGGATCCGCCCGGCGTGGTCGAGCCGACGTTCAGCACGCCGGGTTTCGCGCGCGCCAGCGCGATCAGATCGCCGACGGTCTTCACCGGCAGCGAGGGATGCACGACCAGGACGTTCGGCGCACTGACAGCGAGCGTCACGGGCGCGAAGTCCGCAACCGGATCCCACGACACGTTCTTGCGCATGAACGGCGACAGCCACACGGTCGTTCCGCTCAGAAGCAGCGTATAGCCGTCGGCCGGCGCCTTGGCCACGGTCTCGATGGCGACGACGCCCCCCCGATTATCGACGACCACCGGCTGCCCCAGCGGTCCGGTCATCCCCGTCGCCAGCGTGCGTGCGACCATATCGAAATTGCCGCCCGTTGCGGACGTCACGATGCGCACCGTCTTCGAAGGAAAGCCTTGCGCCCATGTCGTGCCGGCGCAAAACGCCGCACTCGCCAGCAGGATGCCTGCTGCCGCGTGTCGCACGGCGAGTCTCCTTCTACTCACCTTTGGCCCCCGTCGACTTGATCAGCCGGGCATTCTGCGTGATGTCGCGCCGTATGCGCGCCGCGAAAGCCTGCGGCGTCGTCGTCTCGGGCTCGAG
This genomic stretch from Burkholderiales bacterium harbors:
- a CDS encoding tripartite tricarboxylate transporter substrate binding protein — translated: MRARAAMALLPLVLCIAPSASAQDYPRRPVRLVVTSAAGSGIDIAARLLGQHLAETWGQAVVVDNRVGASGQIGGAMVARANPDGYTLLVVSPVFVIGEALYPKLPYSFRTDFAPVARIGKTPYLMAVSPSVPAKSTADFVSYAKSRPGQIHYASNGTGTIMHLAGEIFKTAAGVDLAHVAYKASTQAMTDVIAGRIEMMFNSVTLLAPGVRAGKLHALAIASAKRSALLPEVRTFAESGYSTIRVESWYGLVAPAKTPQAVLATLQRDVLAAAGSQAVRDRLIAMGTEPLSESAEQFAAVISDEIDRYARVIKSAGVTVD
- a CDS encoding SDR family oxidoreductase, whose translation is METTGIVEGKVVVVTGAGGGIGREIALLMAAHGAKVVVNDLGTSVNGHGQNESVAQGVVDEIEAAGGKAVASTDSVADWDGAHRIVQTAIDAFGRLDCVVNNAAILRDSIFHKMSREDWDLSLKVILSGSFYVSRAAAEHFREQQSGSFVHISSNSGLVGALGQANYASGKMGLVGLSKSIAVDMQRYGVRSNVVSPTAHTRMADTIPAATEKHKERLRQRASIPPAKNAPLVVFLASDEAEEVTGQVFYVRKNEIVLFSQMRPLQRVHCSEGWTPGSIGDNMLPAFRKSFYPLDLSRDVFTGYLP
- a CDS encoding tripartite tricarboxylate transporter substrate-binding protein, whose amino-acid sequence is MRHAAAGILLASAAFCAGTTWAQGFPSKTVRIVTSATGGNFDMVARTLATGMTGPLGQPVVVDNRGGVVAIETVAKAPADGYTLLLSGTTVWLSPFMRKNVSWDPVADFAPVTLAVSAPNVLVVHPSLPVKTVGDLIALARAKPGVLNVGSTTPGGSIHLAAELFDVMAHVDIVRVSFRGEAAALTTLMSGGIHLMFANVSSGSSHIKSGRLRGIAVTSAQPSPLLPALPSIASAGLPGYEFVSITAVFAPARTPAEVIGRLNTEMVRVLGTPDVRERLFNAGVEAVGSSPEQLGAKVKSEMARMGTVIRKAGISLDY
- a CDS encoding CapA family protein is translated as MTAANVVLYGVGDVGPIHEPMDKYSTLVRETLASGDIRFAQCERLYSRRGALQLHSGVSERPLEPHMASVFADCGFNVVSLASNHGMDWGPDALLDTLAVFRDMGIPTVGAGRDIEEARTPVVMNCNGTRVALLAYCSILPHGYEAARDKPGVAPLRVHTYYEAVETQPGMPPRVVTVPYEEDLEAMTSDIAAAKKNADVVVVSLHWGLHFIPRTIAEYQPIAARAAFGAGADLILGHHAHVPKAIGVHGGKACFYSLGNFIMSTNIMSRWMKRANTTSVEKAGAAFCKRYGVTLDPDHPLPYGTDGKRSLIVKALLAPDGVKKVSFLPALIDKQLRPEILKHGDPRFDDAIRFMDWASEEFDHRFEIVGDEVVVSGAGGDA